A stretch of DNA from Desulfosarcina ovata subsp. ovata:
GGTCACAGCCTCTTGCCAGGGTGCTCCCCCACCTGGCCGGTGAAATGGAGCGAATTAAAACCGCCATCCGGGAGCGGCAGGTAATCAGTTCCCCCAAGGTGCAGCGAAGAGCGGAACAGGAGACCCGTTTCGAAGACATCACCATTTTTCCGCTGACGGCCAACGGGGTGGAAGGCGCGGTGATCCGGGTGGATGACGTGACCGAGCAAGTGCGGCTGGAAGAGATCATGATTCAGAGCGAGAAGATGCTTTCCGTGGGCGGCCTGGCGGCAGGCATGGCCCACGAGGTCAACAACCCCCTGGCGGGCATCCTGCAAAATGCATCGGTTTTGAAAAATCGTCTGCTCGGTGATCTGCCGGCCAACCACAAGGCTGCCGAGGCGGCGGGTACGACCCTTTCCGCCATCCGACAATACCTGGAACTGCGCAAGCTGCCCGGCATGATCGAAAACATCCGCGCATCCGGAGCCCGCGCCGCGGCCATCGTCAAAAACATGCTCAGCTTCGCCCGCAAGAGTGATCGGCGGGTATCCTCCCAAGATCTGGGCGAACTCCTGGACCAGACCCTGGAGCTGGTTCGCACCGATTACAACATGAAGGAACACTATGACTTCAAACAAATCCACATCGTCCGTGAGTACGACCCGGCGGTGCCTCCCGTGCCCTGCGAAGCCAATAAGGTCCAGCAGGTGTTCATAAACATTCTCAAGAATGGGGCCGAGGCCATGGTCGAAGTGATGGATGACGCCAGACCGCCGGGTTTCGTTTTACGGGTACGGGACGACGGAAAATGGGCGAGGGTGGAGATCGAGGACAATGGCCCGGGCATGGACGAACAAAAACGGCGGCGCATTTTCGAACCCTTTTTTACCACCAAGCCGGTCGGCAAGGGCACGGGGCTGGGCCTGTCGGTTTCCTATTTTATCGTTACCGAGGATCACGGCGGTGAAATGGAGGTGTTTGCCGCCGATGATGGTGGCACCTGCTTCGTGATCCGGCTTCCCAAGGCGGGCAAGGCACCCACCGGGGAAGCATTTTCAGAACCGGTTTAAAGATGATGGGGTCAATGCCGGGAACGATACTGACGGGTTAACGATGTCAATCCCTGCCTGACTTTCACACTTTGAACTGATCGACCATCTGTTTGAGGCTTTCCGACAGTTTGGACAATTCCTGGGCCGACAGGTTAACCTGGTTGCTGCTGGTGGACATTTCGTTCATGGAAACGCTGACCCCGGCGATATCCTGGGAAATCTCGGCCGATACGCTTGAACTCTGATTGACGTTCTCGTTGACCTCCTGGATTCCCTGGGAGGCCTGGGCCACGTTGGTGGCGATATCCTTGGTGGCCGCGGACTGCTCTTCCACGGCCGTGGCGATGGTGGCCACCACGTCGTTGACATCGGTGATCACCTGGGTGATCTCGCCGATCTGGCCCACGGTCATATTCGTGGTGCCCTGAATACTCTCAATCTTCTCCTTGATGTCGCCGGTGGCCTCGGCGGTCTGCTTGGCCAGTTCCTTGATTTCGTTGGCCACCACGGCAAAGCCCTTGCCGGCCTCGCCGGCCCGGGCCGCCTCGATGGTGGCGTTCAAGGCCAGCAGGTTGACCTGCTCGGAAATGTCGGTGATGGTCTCGATGACCTTGCCGATGTCATTGGCCGCCGCACCCAGCTGATCCATGTTGGTGGAGGCGCTGGAGGCCTTGTGGGCGGCCTCGTCGGAGATGCCGCGGGCCTTCTCGGCATTTTTGGCAATTTCGTCGATGGTGGCGGACATCTCCTCTGCCGCGGTGGCCACCATATTGGTGTTGGTAGCGGATTGTTCCATGGCGGCCGCCACGTTGTTCGTGTTGGTGCTCATCTCTTCGGCGGCAGCTGAGACGGTGTTGGATTTTTCAGTTACGGTTTCGATGCCCTGGGTCATCTGCTCGGAGATGGCGGACAGCTCTGTGGATGAGGAAGAGAGGGTCTCGACCCCGCCGGCGATATCCTTGATGATGCCCTGCAGCTTTTCGATGAAGGTGTTGAACCAGCGGGCCAAATCGCCGACTTCATCCTTGCTGGTCGCCTCAAGGCGCATGGTCAGGTCGCCCTCTCCCTGGGCGATGTCCTTCAAACCGGCCACGGCGGAATTGATGGGGTTGACGATGGACCGGCTGACCATCAAAATGACAACGGTCATGAGCGCGCCGGCGATAACCGCTACCAGGATATTCCAGTTGCGGATTGAATGTGACGCGGCCATGAATTCGGCCTCTTCCTGGGATACGTTGATCGCCCATCCGTTGATGCCCACCGGGGCGAACCCGGCAACCTTGGCGACACCCTTGAGCACGAATCGTTCAACGCCGGTTTCGCCGGCCATCGTTCTGCGATTGAGGCTCGCCATCTCCTTAATTGTTGAGGTGTTGAGCTTAAGCACCAGGTCGTGGTTGGGATGGGCAAGGACGGTGCCGTCGCTGGAGAGCAGCACGCCATAGCCGGTGTTACCGATTTTCCGGTTGACGATGACATCCGAAAAATAGTCGGCATTAATGACCAGCCCCATGACGCCGAGAAGTTCATTGCTTTTTGAGAAGATCGGGGCGCCGGTGGCCACGATTGGCTTACCGGTGGCCCGCGACAGAATCATTTCGCTGATGGCGGGCGCCTTGGTCTGTTGAACTCTTTGGAAAACGCTGTCATTGGCAATGTTGATTTTTTTGTATGGCTGTCCATTTGATAGTACACCGGTATAAATATCGCCCTTTGTATCGGCGATGAACACCCCCTGATAGTGGCTGCGATTGCTCATTCTGTTGAACTGGGTCTTCAGCGCATGGAAGACATCGTCCACTTGTGCGCCGGCAGCCTCAACACCGGATTGTTTAACAGTTTCGGCAAGGGCGATGATCCGTTTCTGGGACGCCATGGTGGTTGTTTTGTCCATTTCTGCCTGGAGTGTGTTTTCCGTCATTCGGGCAAGATCCGAGGTGACCCCCTGGACCTGTTCGGCGGCGAGATCGGACAACGCCGAATGGGATTTTGAAAAGGACAGATACCCGACAATGATCAGTGGAATCAGCACGGCAGAGAGGCCGCCGATGATCAGCCGCGAGGCGATGGAGTGCAGGTTCATCTTCATAAAAATGCTCCTTAGCGATTTGGATTGAGTATAGGGTTCGTGTACGTAGACACAGGGACGTTACCTGAAAATTTTTTCAAAGATTACTATCGCCGGATGGCTTGGAGACTTAAGAAACAAAATATGCAGGGGACCGGGTGGGAAGAATAGGGTGTTTGTTTTTTGGGAACGGTGGCGGGATCGTTGCCCGGGCACGGCCGCCCCAATGAAAACGGCGCGAGTGAGACCATTCGCGCCGTTTGATGGTGTGTCTGGCGAGGTTATTGTTTTTTTATTTCCCGGTTGCCCGAATATTTCAAGGCTGCCGCGATGAAACTGCGGAACAGGGGATGCGGGGTCATGGGCCGGGACTTGAATTCGGGGTGAAACTGGCAGCCCAGAAACCACGGGTGCTTTTCGATTTCCACAATTTCGACCAGTTCCCCGGACGGGGCCATACCGGAAATCTTCAGGCCGGCCTCTTTCAACGGTTCCAGGTAGGCATTGTTGAACTCATAGCGATGGCGATGACGCTCGGAAATGGTTTCGCTCTGGTAGGCCCGGTAGGCCAGGCTGTCCTTTTCCAGTTTGCAGGGGTACGCACCCAGGCGCATGGTTCCGCCCTTGTCGGAATGGACATCACGTCGCTGAATCGTACCGGATTTATCATCAAACCACTCCTCCATCAGATAGATCACCGGGTGCGGGGTGGTCAGTTCGAATTCCGTACTGTTGGCCTGGTCCAGGCCGGCCTGGTGACGGGCAAATTCAATGACCGCGATTTGCATCCCCAGGCAGATGCCGAAATAGGGAATCTCGTTTTCACGGGCATACCGGGCCGCACAGATTTTTCCTTCCACGCCCCGCGATCCAAAACCGCCAGGTACCAATATTCCGTCAACCCCCTCAAGGCTCATGCTGCAGGTATTGGCGTCGATGGTCTCAGAATCCACGAATTTCAGGTTGACCCGGGCACGGCTGGGAATTCCCCCGTGGGCCAGAGCCTCGTTGAGGCTTTTGTAGGATTCGGTGAGATCCACATATTTGCCCACAATGGCAATAGTCACTTCATAACTGGGCGACTGCATGTTTTTGCAGAGGGTCTCCCAGTTTTCCAGGCGAGGGGCGCGGGTCCAGATATTGAGCAGCTCGACAATCTTGTTGTCCAGCCCTTCCTGGTGAAAGCACAGGGGGCATTCATAGATGCAGTCGACATCCTTGGCGGTGATCACGGCGTCCGTATCCACATTGCAGAACATGGCGATCTTGCCTTTGATGTCGGGGCTGAGCAGGCGGTCGGTGCGACAGAGCAGAATGTCCGGCTGGATACCGATGCTGCGCAGTTCCTTGACACTGTGCTGGGTCGGTTTGGTTTTTACCTCGCCGGCGGTGGCGATATAGGGCACGAGGGTCAGGTGGATGTAGATGACGTTGTCTTTGCCCGCGTCGGTGTGAAACTGGCGGATGGCTTCCAGGAACGGAAGACTTTCAATGTCGCCGATGGTGCCGCCGATTTCCACGATAACCACATCCACCCCGTTGGATGACTTGCGGATGCTGTCCTTGATTTCGTCGGTAATATGGGGAATGACCTGCACGGTACCGCCTAGGTATTTGCCCTGGCGTTCCTTGGTGATGACACTGTGGTAGATTTTTCCCGTGGTGTAGTTGTTGTCCTGACCGAGCTTGGCATGGGTGAACCGCTCATAGTGGCCCAGATCCAGATCCGTTTCGGTGCCGT
This window harbors:
- a CDS encoding methyl-accepting chemotaxis protein; translated protein: MKMNLHSIASRLIIGGLSAVLIPLIIVGYLSFSKSHSALSDLAAEQVQGVTSDLARMTENTLQAEMDKTTTMASQKRIIALAETVKQSGVEAAGAQVDDVFHALKTQFNRMSNRSHYQGVFIADTKGDIYTGVLSNGQPYKKINIANDSVFQRVQQTKAPAISEMILSRATGKPIVATGAPIFSKSNELLGVMGLVINADYFSDVIVNRKIGNTGYGVLLSSDGTVLAHPNHDLVLKLNTSTIKEMASLNRRTMAGETGVERFVLKGVAKVAGFAPVGINGWAINVSQEEAEFMAASHSIRNWNILVAVIAGALMTVVILMVSRSIVNPINSAVAGLKDIAQGEGDLTMRLEATSKDEVGDLARWFNTFIEKLQGIIKDIAGGVETLSSSSTELSAISEQMTQGIETVTEKSNTVSAAAEEMSTNTNNVAAAMEQSATNTNMVATAAEEMSATIDEIAKNAEKARGISDEAAHKASSASTNMDQLGAAANDIGKVIETITDISEQVNLLALNATIEAARAGEAGKGFAVVANEIKELAKQTAEATGDIKEKIESIQGTTNMTVGQIGEITQVITDVNDVVATIATAVEEQSAATKDIATNVAQASQGIQEVNENVNQSSSVSAEISQDIAGVSVSMNEMSTSSNQVNLSAQELSKLSESLKQMVDQFKV
- a CDS encoding CTP synthase, which produces MGYDTKYIFVTGGVLSSLGKGLASASIGALLESRGLTVTIQKLDPYINVDPGTMNPFQHGEVFVTDDGTETDLDLGHYERFTHAKLGQDNNYTTGKIYHSVITKERQGKYLGGTVQVIPHITDEIKDSIRKSSNGVDVVIVEIGGTIGDIESLPFLEAIRQFHTDAGKDNVIYIHLTLVPYIATAGEVKTKPTQHSVKELRSIGIQPDILLCRTDRLLSPDIKGKIAMFCNVDTDAVITAKDVDCIYECPLCFHQEGLDNKIVELLNIWTRAPRLENWETLCKNMQSPSYEVTIAIVGKYVDLTESYKSLNEALAHGGIPSRARVNLKFVDSETIDANTCSMSLEGVDGILVPGGFGSRGVEGKICAARYARENEIPYFGICLGMQIAVIEFARHQAGLDQANSTEFELTTPHPVIYLMEEWFDDKSGTIQRRDVHSDKGGTMRLGAYPCKLEKDSLAYRAYQSETISERHRHRYEFNNAYLEPLKEAGLKISGMAPSGELVEIVEIEKHPWFLGCQFHPEFKSRPMTPHPLFRSFIAAALKYSGNREIKKQ